A segment of the Candidatus Effluviviaceae Genus V sp. genome:
AGGCGACACGGCCGCGTCGACGGAGACCCCTCCCATCTTCCTCACACTGCGCTCCCAACCCGGGGGCAAAGCTAGCACAGGGGCAAATCGGTCAGCAAGCGGTTTCTGCCCTCTGCGTGGGCATCAGCCGACCTGCGGCGTCGCGGCCTCGAGGTCGAATCCCGAGGCGCCGGTGACCTCGACCGTTGCGAACGCGCCGGGCCGAAGGGCGCCCGCAGGATCGTCGATCCGTACGACGCCGTCCAGTTCCCAGGCGAGACCCTCGGTCCTGCCGACCGCGGCGGGGCCGGGCTCGTCGATGAGCACCTCGACCGTGGAGCCGACAAGCTCACCATGGCGTCGCTCGGTCCGCTCGCGCGCCTCCTCGAGCAGAATGCCCGCCCGCTCGCGGGTCTCTTCTCTGGAGGCGCCCTCTCCGAGACGGAATGCCGGGCTCCCCTCCTCCGGCGAGTACTCGAAGACTCCCAGGTGGTCGAACGGACCTGCGGCGAGGAACCTCCTGAGTTCCTCGAACTCCGTGGGGCCCTCACCTGGAAAACCGACGATCACCGAGGTCCGGAGCGTCATGTCCGGGACGACCCGTCTGATCCGGTCTGCCAGTCCCCTGACGGCGCGGCCGTCGGTTTTCCGGTTCATCGGAGCCAGGATCGCGTCCGAGACATGCTGGATGGGGACGTCGAGATAGCGCGCCAGATGCCGCCCGCGGCCGAGGGTCTCGAGCAGATCATCGGTGATCCGGGCCGGATGCGCATACAGGAGCCGGATCCACGGAATCCCGACGTCGTCGAGCTCGGCGAGAAGTCCCGCCAGGGACACGGAGGGAGCAATGTCCATGCCGTAGGCCGTCGTATCCTGAGCGACCGGGATCAGCTCCCGGACGCCGGCGCGGTGAAGCTCGCGCGCCTCGTGGATGATGGCACGGGCGGGATGACTCACCAGCGGTCCGCGGATCGACGGGATGACGCAGTAGGCGCACCGGTTATCGCAGCCCTCGGAGATCCTGATGTACGCGAGGTGTCCGGGCGTTCCCAGGATCCGTGGGAATCGCCCGTCGACCGAACGCCCGCGGGTTCCGACATGCAGTGGTCGGTCACCGGCCGCTGCGCCCTCGACCGCGTCGAGGATCCTCGCGACGGACAGGCAGCCGACAACGG
Coding sequences within it:
- the rimO gene encoding 30S ribosomal protein S12 methylthiotransferase RimO, producing the protein MRIALITLGCPKNLIDAEHMLGALHDAGHDLVGDPASSDVVIVNTCSFIASAVDESSRAVRDVLALREEGWRGRVLVAGCLPERYGRRTFQMFPGVDAVVGCLSVARILDAVEGAAAGDRPLHVGTRGRSVDGRFPRILGTPGHLAYIRISEGCDNRCAYCVIPSIRGPLVSHPARAIIHEARELHRAGVRELIPVAQDTTAYGMDIAPSVSLAGLLAELDDVGIPWIRLLYAHPARITDDLLETLGRGRHLARYLDVPIQHVSDAILAPMNRKTDGRAVRGLADRIRRVVPDMTLRTSVIVGFPGEGPTEFEELRRFLAAGPFDHLGVFEYSPEEGSPAFRLGEGASREETRERAGILLEEARERTERRHGELVGSTVEVLIDEPGPAAVGRTEGLAWELDGVVRIDDPAGALRPGAFATVEVTGASGFDLEAATPQVG